A segment of the Odontesthes bonariensis isolate fOdoBon6 chromosome 8, fOdoBon6.hap1, whole genome shotgun sequence genome:
CCAATTATGACTGAATAAAGGAATGAGAACTCACGCAGCCATGAGTCTTCAGATCCTCGCTGACGCGGTGGAGGTCGATCCTCAGTTTGGGAATGCTGGGATACTCAGTGTTATGGTGAGGCAGGATGTTGCGCAGGTAGAAGTCGAGGATGTTGGCGTGGAGGCAGCAGATCGTCAGGtgctcctggaggagggggagAGGTCAGACATGTTACAGTTCATTAGAGTCCTGCTCTGAAAGTGTTACCTCAGTGGGGCATATTCTCAGGGAGAGGAACTCACCTGGTCTTCAGGGTCTTCACGTCTGGGTATCAGTCTGATGCTGGTGTCCTCCTCTGGCTCTGATTTCTGAGCCTGAAGAGACAAATTACCACAACTTATTAACCTTCAAAATAATGATCATGTGAAATattgccagtttttttttttatggtggtGCCGAACCAGAACCCTATTttactgaaaacaaaaataacttttttttaaaactaaaagcagaataaatttgtttgggtttttttggtgTAAAAAATCACACTTCATTTTTCTGACACCCTGAACAAAACTTTAGATTAAACTCGTTAAACATGAGCGTTTGTTTTTGAGTCAACAAGCGAAATGAAAGATTTGTCTTCTGTCAAACTTTTACATCTTAAACTGAAGGCTTACATTTTGCGACACATGAAGGATCGTCTCTTGCACGGACGGGTCCAGTAGCGGGCCGTCAAGCAACTTCTTAACTGGGTGTGCCACCACCTGCTGGCTCCAGCCAATCACAAGCAGGATGGCGAGCATGGCGGCGGCCGGACGGAGGATGGAGACGAGTGTGATGGCGTTGAGCTGCATGCTTCGGGCAGATAGAGGACGTTAATCCGTTCAGAGGACGAGTCTTTGAGCTGCAAGACAGAAGCAGATGATAAAGTTAACTGACGGTCAGAACATGAAAGAGTTAAAGGAAACTGCTGCGTCTGAGCGTGTGCACCAACCTGTCAGCAGGTGCTGGTGTGAAGACGTCTCTGTGCCACGGCCCTTTATACAGATCCACCCTCCGCCCCCTCTGCAAGAATATAGGACATCGAAAAAACCCCAGCGCTCACGCACagtgatacacacacacacacacacacacacacacaggcacacacccCCACAGGTCAGTGCTGACCTGGTATTGGTTTACTGTCTTTTCCACAAAGGGGAAATTAACTGTCAGTCAAGGTGTAACAACTTCATAAATACATGTCATCAATTTGCTTAGAGCATTTTAATTCAACTTCTGTGTACAATTCTCATTtcctttgtgtgtgcgtgtgtgtgtgtgtgtgtgtgcgtgtgtgtgtgtgtgtgtgtgtttgtggtccCTGGTGGAT
Coding sequences within it:
- the il22 gene encoding interleukin-22 — translated: MQLNAITLVSILRPAAAMLAILLVIGWSQQVVAHPVKKLLDGPLLDPSVQETILHVSQNAQKSEPEEDTSIRLIPRREDPEDQEHLTICCLHANILDFYLRNILPHHNTEYPSIPKLRIDLHRVSEDLKTHGCNVTHYHNHHQAVEFRRKLEEMEGERGINKAVGEIDILFTYLYDYCVEPKPAAAK